The sequence below is a genomic window from Lolium perenne isolate Kyuss_39 chromosome 7, Kyuss_2.0, whole genome shotgun sequence.
CTGCGATGCCCCCGGAGGCGCGAAACTCGACGACGGAGAAGAAGCCGGCCTAGTCCGACCCTGCATGAAAGTCCGAACACGTGAAGGTGAAGGAGTCCGAGATGCCCGTGGTGGAGAAGCAACTAGATGCGGTGTTTGGGACCGTGCCCTCGCCACTATCTCTCGTCCTCTATCGGTCACCGGTGAGTGATTAAAAGGAGTCAGAGCCAGCTGTGCACCTGTCGCCGAGGTTGCACCAGACGTGTGCGTAGGAGGGCGGGTATCCACCTCCATGTTCGCCGCCCCTGGTGCATCCTCCGCTGAACCATCCTCTAGTCGTTTCTCCTCTGCACCATGGGAATCATCAGAATCCGCACCATCTTTCCAGAAGAAAGGCCGAAACCGTGAGTCGGGCTTGAAACCATCCGCCTCCTTCCGAAACCAAAATCTGTAGCCATTGAGGTGTAGTAAAGCAACCACCTCCAAATAGCCACGTTTATCTCTCGAGAGCACCGAAACATCCCGCATAGCCACCAAAATGCGAACAATCCCCTGACTGCGAAGAGTATATAAGTCCACATCAAGAGTAGAACCAATGAGAGTCCCAACAGCCCATAGCCCAAGAAAGTGCTTCACGGAATCCGGCACACCATCGACATGCACCCAAACTGGCTTCATAACAAAGGCTGGAGCAATATCCTGATGTTCCCAAGTAGAGACAAGCACCTGTGCCTGAACCTTGGGTACACTCATCTGCATGCCGTCTATCCTCGCCAAATCATCATGTGTAGGAACCCCAACAAGAAAAGCCTTCTCCCCATGTGGAGACGCCTCCCATCTCCAGGTGGGATTCCCAGGACACATACGAGCAAGGAGACTCTGAATATCCGCCGCCGTGACTGTCCCCTCACCAGACACCTGAACCAAAGCTGTGGGTGCACCAGAGGCAATCAACTGAGGCTTGTACACCGAGTCAGGGAGCTGCAGGTCAAGAGTGGCATCATTACCGCAACCAACAAAAAAACTCATGGGCTTCGGAACTTTCAGAATAGGGCATCTAACAGTCGGATGATCCCCAGAATCACAAACCAAACAATAATGCAGAACCTTGCAGTTCTTTGTAGCATGAGTATTCACATCACATTTCCAACAACGTCCCACCTTCTTCTGTTTCACGAGTGCAACAGGAGCTGGAGCATCTGTAGGAATCTGGTGAGGTGCGGCAGTCAAACCCTGCGGTGCAATCACAGATGGCTGTCCCATAGCCTCCGGGATGGGCTGTCCAAGAGGAGGGGCAACTGGCTGGACCCCCGCCTCCGAACCCACAACGGCCACCGCCTTCTTCTTCCGTCTTTTCTTGCCTTGACCGGGCTGAGCTAGCGGCTGCTGTTGAGGTGGTGGCTGCAGAGTCTGCGGCTGCGGAGGGGCGACTTGTGGCAAAGGTACCTGCGGCACGTACTGCTGCCCCACTTGCGGATACTGATAATACTGACCAGAATACTGCTGAAAAGGTTGCTGCGGAGGAATGTAGTGCATCGGCGGAACGGGTGCGCGGGCGGGCGGACGAAACCCCGTGTTTGGCCGCGGCGCAGGGGCATGCTGCGCCAGCAAAGGGGTgccggccggccacccttggaatCCTGGCGGGCCGAGGTACGGCGCAGCGCCGGCGGGTGGGGGCGCCCCTGGCCTCACCGCAGCGGGCGTGGGCGCCGTTGCCCCTGGAGTAGACGCCGCCGCCCCGGGCGGCACTGGCGGCCGCGACGGCCCCGACATGGCGGCGCGGTCACGGACCCCCGCAACCACCTGCGCGAAGGAGGGTCGATCCGGATGCGAAGAAGGCAGCGGGGAGGGTCGGTCGCGCGGTGAGGAAGGGCGGTGATTAGCGGCGTCGGCACCGTGACGGAGAGGAGCGGCGGCGACGAAAGCAGATTGTCGAGACGAGAAGTGCACACGATCGTGACTTCGTCCAGGAAATCGTGCTGCGCGCTGAAGGCCCATAACCGCATGTCCGAAGCCGGCCCACCTCTGCTGGGGCCCATCTGCATGCGCCGATGATCCCGCCTCTGGAGGTTTGAAACGAGGCGTGATCTCCGCCGCGGCCGTGACCTGCACCGGCGAGGTCGCCTCCTCCGCCGGCCTTCC
It includes:
- the LOC127312198 gene encoding uncharacterized protein gives rise to the protein MSEAWRTPPRRPRRRLLLQPIGLGKSPADRPSTGSSSSGSRFDRLGEISDGEEELSVAEEVAWRGLADEPCVPPPDPAAALNGDVLLADFWSRIGYPSAASRVWEKPESRPAAARARSLSPPRSSVREEVRRQVSSSPTGLRLPKPSVRLKAWKGPLPPRRVTPPAVLGDFFAASLAGVRGAYPAADEWFEDGRQEMGRPAEEATSPVQVTAAAEITPRFKPPEAGSSAHADGPQQRWAGFGHAVMGLQRAARFPGRSHDRVHFSSRQSAFVAAAPLRHGADAANHRPSSPRDRPSPLPSSHPDRPSFAQVVAGVRDRAAMSGPSRPPVPPGAAASTPGATAPTPAAVRPGAPPPAGAAPYLGPPGFQGWPAGTPLLAQHAPAPRPNTGFRPPARAPVPPMHYIPPQQPFQQYSGQYYQYPQVGQQYVPQVPLPQVAPPQPQTLQPPPQQQPLAQPGQGKKRRKKKAVAVVGSEAGVQPVAPPLGQPIPEAMGQPSVIAPQGLTAAPHQIPTDAPAPVALVKQKKVGRCWKCDVNTHATKNCKVLHYCLVCDSGDHPTVRCPILKVPKPMSFFVGCGNDATLDLQLPDSVYKPQLIASGAPTALVQVSGEGTVTAADIQSLLARMCPGNPTWRWEASPHGEKAFLVGVPTHDDLARIDGMQMSVPKVQAQVLVSTWEHQDIAPAFVMKPVWVHVDGVPDSVKHFLGLWAVGTLIGSTLDVDLYTLRSQGIVRILVAMRDVSVLSRDKRGYLEVVALLHLNGYRFWFRKEADGFKPDSRFRPFFWKDGADSDDSHGAEEKRLEDGSAEDAPGAANMEVDTRPPTHTSGATSATGAQLALTPFNHSPVTDRGREIVARARSQTPHLVASPPRASRTPSPSRVRTFMQGRTRPASSPSSSFAPPGASQPSSASRVVAVELASRAPPSSPPPGGLLPRGPVLEEEAAGDAALLRHQGEARGGVASAEAAPCTPTAVTLPRPSRGIDAGRGVAVATSPSVDA